The Pongo abelii isolate AG06213 chromosome 19, NHGRI_mPonAbe1-v2.0_pri, whole genome shotgun sequence genome includes the window TCTCTGGTTCTCATCAGGGAGCACCATCACTGCCTGGCAGGGTCATGGGCACCATGGGCATCATTCTGCACCAGGACACCAAGGCTCTCTGTGTCCTCTAGTGAAGGGCATGGTGATGTGGGGATGGGTGGCAGGGGACCAGGAACCAGGAGGCGATGCAGCTTTGGAGAGCTGTCTGGGTGCCTTTGGTGGGAGCCAGGGACCCCCCTTAGAAATCTGTACCTATGAACCCCTTCTCCAAGATTTGCCAGGGTCAGAGAGTAGGCCCCCCTCCTGGAATATAGCAGCTTGGGCACCCCAGACAAAAACAGGTAacccggctgggcacggtggctcacgcctgtaatcccagcactttgggaggctgaggcgggtggatcacctgaggtcaggtgttcgagaccagcctgaccaacatggtgaaaccctgtctctactaaaaatacaaaattggcctggcatggtggctcatgcctgtaacgccagcactttgggaggccaagatgggtggatcacgaggtcaggagtttgagaccagcctggccaacatagcgaaaccccgtctctacaaaaatacaaaaactagctgcatgtggtggcgcatgcctgtagtcccagctgctcgggtagactgaggcaggagaatcacttgaacccgggaggcagaggttgcagtgagccgaaattgcaccactgcactccagcctgggcaacacagcaagattccatcaaaaaaaaaaaaaaattagccaggtgtggtggcacatgccagtaatctcagctacttgggaggctgaggcaggagaatcgcttgaacctgggaggtggaggttgcagtgagccgagatcttgctactgcactccagcctgggcaacaagagcaaaacttcgtctcaaaaataaataaataaatagatagatagatagatagatagataacccAAGAGATCACTTTCTCTGGGCTCTCAGGTTTTGTTTCCTTGCCCATAGAGCAAGAGGGGCTGCTGGGGCCTCCCTTGTTGGTTCGAGGCAGGAATATTCTCTACCAATGCCTTCCAGGGTCTTGGAAGCACCTTTCTGAAGTCCTCCAAGCAGAGGTTCCACTCCAGCAGGGGAAGGCCATCCGGCTCCCAGGGGCTCTTGGTGCTGTCCACATCTGGGCTTTCCTCCACCAGGATCTCCTCCATGATGCTCTTCCGCCGAGAACTCTTGGTCCCCACTCTGGCCTTCTGGGACCCGGATTCCCTGAGGGCCTCGTTCTCAGGCCGGGGCACTTGAGGTTCGGAGATGGGGCTCCTAAAGCGTGGTAACAGCTCGGCATTCACAGAGGTCTTCTCTGTGGCTATGGGGCTGACGTGCTCCTTGTTCCCTGGCCTGGCCTCCTCAGCCTTGGCGGGCAGGATCATGTACTGGCGCCACAGTTGGTGCAGGCTTTGCACCACTTGGTGCTCGTAATGCAGCTGCAGCAGAGGATGGGAAGGCGTGTGAGGGGGAGGCTGGGGtgcaggcctcagtttcttcaatgtAAATGAGGATATAAATAGtaccagggccaggcacagtggctcaagcctgcaatcccagtgctttgggaggccaggataggaagatcacctgaactcaggagttcaagaccggcctgtaTGACATagatcctatctctaccaaaaaaaaaaaagagagagaaattagctgagcatggtgatgcatgcctgtagtcctagctactcaggaggctgaggtgggaggatcacctgagccggggagtttgaggtcacagtgagctatgagtggGACGCTGTACTCTGGCCTGGAGTGTGACAGTATGACAcgctatttcttaaaaaaataaataaatgaaaataagtagTACCCATCTCATAGGACTGCTGTGAAGAGAGGTGAGTTACTCATGGAAGATGCGCAGAACAGAGCTTGGCACATAAAAGAGTTTACTATTACTGTCACCTagggcagcagtccccaacctttttggcaccagggactggtttcgtggaagacaatttttccacggatggcagggagtgggggaatggtttcaggatgaaactgttccacctcagatcatcaggcattagttcgattctcataaggagtgtacaGTTTCCATCCCTCGCATGCACGGTTCACAATAGgattcgtgctcctatgagaatctaatgccaccgctgatctgacaggaggcggagctcaggcggtaatgctggctcacccactgctcacctgctgctctgcggcctgggggttggggacccttgACGCAGGGAACACATAAGGGGGCAGGGGCTGGCGCTGGGCCTCACCTGAGGATTCCTGTGCCGGAACAAGTCTTCCTCGGTGAGATAGGCATCCATAGGTGATGGTGTGCGCTCCGGGGTCAAGACCCCCATCAGCAGCTCCTGCAGCACTTCGCGAACGACAGTGACTGCCTCATGGGCAGTCAGCTTGCTCTGAAAAAGGGAATGTGGCAGAGGATGGCAGCCCAGGCTCTCAAAACCAATGCATCCTTCAGGAAGTTGGAGCCCCCAGGACTTTGTGCCTTCCTAGGGTCTGAGTTCCTGCcattgccacacacacacacacacacacacacacacacacacacacacacacacacacacacacacacacacacacacacacacacacacacacacacacacacacacacacacacacacacacacacacacacacacacacccccagggTCTGAGTTCCTGCcattgccacacacacacacacacacacacacacacacacacacacacacacacacacacacacaccccagggtCTGAGTTCCTGCcattgccacacacacacacacacacacacacacacacacacacacacctgttctAAGACCTGAAAACTTCTGAGTCTCTCCAGACatccttgttccctaaaaatggATGAAAAGGATCCAGAGGAGGGCCAGTTCCAGTGACAGCTGCTGCTGCCTGGGGCCTGGTGGTCACACAGTTAGCATGTCACCAGATTAGGAAGAAGGGGCAGGGCACATAGTGGGGGTGCTTCTGAGGATGGTGGTGAACCTTCATCAGGCTTCAGTGAGTGTCACAGAAACACGGGAGGGGCGCCTTGTGTGAGACATGGGTCCTACGGTCAGTGAGTAAAGCAAGCATGACATTGTCAAAATTACCTTTGATCACCACTGGCTGAGCCCCAGATGAAGGAGCCGGTCTTGTGATTGGGGgccacaataaataaaaaagcacagCTTTCCACCAAATCCCAGGATGCACGGCTCAAATGGCCACACTGTGAAACTCACTGCGGAGGACAGATTCCCAGCTCCCACCTCACACTCACTCGAGTTGTCAGCTGATTGAGTGGGACAGTGGGAAGACTCATGCTGCTATTTATTAATTATTCTCCCTGGTTTTGAAGTCTTTTGGGTTAAATGCAACTCCACTGTGTAGTACTAGACAGCGATGAACAAAACACAGACCAGTGCATAGGGCCACACATTGTACTTTACAGTCTGCCTCTTAAGGCTCAGTCTAATTTCTTTCTAACTCAGTGGGGCCATGCATGGCACTGCTGCAAGCTGCTCCTCGCCTGCCTAGCCAGCGCACCCATCTTTTGAATCACAAGCCCTGGGAAGTGTTTGTGGAGCAAGAGTAGTTACCTGTTTGCTAAAAATCCAATTCTCCTCTTAGGCTGGGAGAAATATGATCCCTTCAGTCACTGCCAGGAAGAAACCAGGATACCCTACTTGATGTCCACAGGGGCCATGGTCCTGGGTCCCTTACCTCCAGTACTTTCCTCTCATCCTCGAAAACGTCCTGGGTCAGGGAGACTGCGTGGAGATTGGCCTGCAGTATAGCACCTCCTAATAGAGTAGGATGGGTTCGAAACTCCCAAAATTCCCTGAAGATCCCAGCAGTCAAAGACTTGAAGAAGAAGGTAAAGGTTTTAGTTTCTCCAGGCAGAATCACACCTGAGAGGGATAGAGAGCGAGGTTTTCAACATGCAGGAGCTGGCTGAGCCTCAGGCCTGCATGCTCCTACATGCAGTTAACTGAGCCCCAGGCCAGGTGGCTGGCCAACCATCCTAGTTTGCCCAGGGCTGAAAGGTTTCCTGGAATGTGGGATTTTGAGTGCTAAAGTCCCAGGCAGACAGAGACAGCTGGCCATCCTAGCCCCAGGCCTGCGCACCTAGATAACTGAGCCCCTAGAACGGTTCTGCTCCCTGGTGGCTCACCTCCCCAGGTTCTCAAGTTCCATCAGTCTCTCAACAGACATGAGTAGTCAGGCCACACATTTCACAGAAGGAATGAGAGGGACAAGGCAGGGAAGCGGGGCTCAAACTTACAGGAGCTGGGCAGTAACTAAACTTTGATGTCTCACGGAGGACAAAACCAGCCCCAGACAGGAGCTAGCCCATAGGGTGGCTTCTCCCAAGTACCTTCCCGGTTGTCAAAGTAAAATCGCTGCATCCTGTTCTTCTTAAGGTCTTGGAAAGTGTCCGGCTGGTGCTGCCGTCGCCAGTCATACCAAATGGCCACAGTGCCATTATTGACCACACTCAGTTCTGAGGAGGTTTTCTCACCTTCCAGGGTTTCAAAGGTCAAGTGAGCAGCAATCCCAACCTGCCTCTGGAAGGAGGAGGGACAAGAAATGTCTTTGCTGGAGACCCTGGCCTAGAGTGAACAACTCATCTGGTCTGCCCAGGACTTTTCTGGCTTTAGCACTGCAAGTCTCGTGTCCCAGGCCTCCAGGGCTTGGCCACTGTCACACAGAGTGGTATCCTACTCCAACGTGGTTGTCTCTGAGGTTACCCTCAATAGTAAGAAGagaagataaaacaaatatatattttacttttttttttttgagacagagtttcgttcgtcacctaggttggagtgcaatggcgtgatctcagctcactgcaacccccgcctcccaggttcaagcgattctcctgcctcagctttccaagtagcagggattacaggtgcccaccaccatgccctgctattttgtatttttagtagagatggggtttcaccatgttggccagggctggtcttgaactcctgatgtcaggtgatccacccacgtcagcctccccaagtgctgggattacaaggcatgagcctttgtgcctggccagataaaatatattttatatccaaTGAACACTTCTATTCCTTAGCATCTGAAGTATATTTTAGAACCTTCTTAGAGCCATACTACTTGAGTTTGCTTGCTTACATGCTTGGGGGCTGGGTATAAGCCCCAGGTGGCTTATGACACTCTGCAGCCTTGTGATTTTATTCTTGCTCAAATTAGTGTTGCTGTCACCATTTTCAGACGTGCTGAATGCACGACCAGATAAAAACCCAAACAGGAGACTGTGCAGGCTGCTGGTAACTGCCAGTCACCTCGGGGCTGCACCCCTGAGGGAGGCTCTCCCAGCAGGTGTGGTGGAGGCAGTTTTACCTTGTCCTGTGGATTACTGCCTCTGATCCAGCAAGCTGGCTTCCCACAGAACAGCAGAGAAGGGCCGAGAATAGGCATGGAGACATCACAGGAAATGGCCAGTGTGCCTCTGTAAGAAAAGCCAATGACTTATTTTCTCTTAGGCTGCCACAGTCATGCCATGTGGAACCCCACAGAAATGGTCACCAGGAAGCCTAGAAACACAACCAGCTGCACCCTACAATGGAGTATGATCAACTCCACTCCTGCGCAGCTTCCTCCTGACCCATTGCTCTAGATGGGAGGTTCTTAGAAACACACAGACTCTTTAAGCCCTCTTGCCAGAGCCATTCACAGTACACAGAAATACATAGACTCTCCATGCCAGAGGCATTCAAGATGCACAGCAGTGGGAGGGTCTAGAGAGCCCTCACTTGACCAGCAAGGGAATGTCTGGGAAATCCCCATTAGGAGTTGGTTGTTGGAAAGGAGCAGATGGCAATAGGAAAGCCAGCACAGCTGCTGGAATGGGTTCAAGGAGTGGGTGGCAACCACTGGAGAGAAGCTAGGCTGGAAGCACCCTGAGCTCAGGGAGGGAAGCCCGCTCTTTAATACTGGTAGGTGCTGGAGAACTCTTCAGCCTCTCTCCCCAGGGTTCAGGCTGCACTCACAAGTATGTTGTCTCTTCAGAGGAGCTTCCCTGACTTCTTTCAAACACTGTGTAGTCTTCCACAGTAACAGCCGAGAAGGGCCGCCCTTTGCCTACCACCTCCAGGCCATCAATATCCTCCGAGAGATGGAGAAAGGTAAGATGAGCTGACTGAAGACAGGCACTGCCCCAAGGGGCTTCTGACTGGGGCATGGAGGCCATACCAACCTGCTGGCTGAAATCCAGCTCTTCCATGATTCTCTGCAGCTCCTTGCGTCGGTAGATCAGAAACAGACTCCGATCCCAGGTGTAGCGGTACGAAGCATCCCTCTGGGCTGGTAATCCTAGCATAAGGTCCAAGGACCCTCAGCATAGGCTGCTGCCATGTCCCCTTGCTCACCCACTTCTCAAGGGCTCTGAGAGTGCCTATCCCAACACCATTTCTAGGAAGGATGAAAAATACAGCTTCCCTGCGGCGGCTAGACTCCCATTCTCCTGTCCTATACCTCCTCAGCAGCCCTACACAAGACTCCTGCAAAATTAGCTTCCAAATAGCCAAATCTTtggatgataataaaaataataaaagcagctACCTTTTATTGAGTGCTTAACAATGAGCCAGAAGCTCTTAATACATTTCACATCTCATTTAGCCCTATCACAACCCTGTGcatattttacacatgaggaaactacAGGCCAGAGGGGTTCAACCACTCTGGGGTTCACTAGCACGACACAGCTGGGAcctgaacccaggcagcctggcagGCTCTAAAGCAGTGCTGCTCAAGAGAAACAGAATGCAAACCACAAACACAAGCCACACGTGTCACTGAAAGTTTTCTAGATGCCacactgaaaaaggaaaaaagaaacaggtgggATTCATTTTAGTaatatagtttgtttgtttatttatttatttatttattttgagacagagttttgctcttgttgcccaggctggagtgcaatggcatgaccttggctcactgtaacctccacctcccagattcaagcaattctcctgcctcagcctcccaagtagctgggattataggcacacaccaccatgcccagctaatttttgtatttttagtagagacggggtttcaccatattggccaggctggttttgaacttctgacctcaagtgatccatccgccgcagccttccaaagtgctgggattaccggggtgagccactgtgcccagcctcattttagtaatatagtttatttaattcagtatatcaaaaatattgtcattttgacatgtaatcaatataaaaatgattaataaaatatattgttttcacACTAAAGCCAGTGTCCAGTTGACAGTGACAGCACTTCTCAAGGCAGGGCAGCCACGATCCAGGTGCTCACCAACGGCATGCAGCTCAAGGCTCCACACCGGACGGCAGCTCTATGGCTGCACTCCAGTTTCCTAGCTCTCTCACCGTTTtactgaagaaaaggaagagggagcCAGACTTCAGGAAGACTCTGGGACTTGCCTAAGGCCACAGAGAACCACAGAGAAACAGGCCCTGGGCCTGTTTCACTGTAGAGCTATGCTGGCCACTTCCACACTACCCTGCCTCCGGGCCAGGCACAAGATGCCAGCTGGCTTACAGCCCTGCACCTCACCTGTCTCCACCCGGATGGAGTGGGGCTTCCTGATGTGAGTGATGGGCTCCATGAGGCCACGCTGAGTTTTTGTCTTGGTCATGACCAGACCTGTCATCTCATCTCCCAAGTATTCCAGTCGACTCCAGAACCCACTGTTCTCCCAGCTCTGGCAAGGAAGAAAAGGTGAGTCAGATTACCTGGACACCTCAGCCAGATGCTAGTGGAGATGTGGGAAGACAAGAGCACCACCACAGGCTACAGATGCTCCCTCTGGGGAATTCATTGCTGCCGTGATTGCAGAACAGAAGCACCCACTGCTGTGTTTTCTGGACGCCCTGTTGTCATCTTTACCTGCCCCCAGCCAGATGGTGTGGGTTGGTACAGGTACTGCACTGGTCTACCAGAAAAAAAGGTGGGGGACTCTTCAACCTCTCTCCTTAGGGTGTAGGCTCCACTCAGTCTAAGCTCCTAGGAGACAAACACTAAGACTACTCTAATAACTCGCTACCTGTGTGGCCACCACAGGCTGAAGAACTTTACTGACTAATCATATAATTTAGTAAAGGCCTTGAGGGCTTAATGATGTTTTGCAATGAATAGGTTTTTTCTCCCCAGCTGTGCCACCTGAGACCAGCATCCCTGTGTCCAGACACCTGCCCCCGCCCCTCTCCTCCGTGCACCCCCCTGCCCCCCGGGCACTTAGGACAGGTGGCCTCACTTTCCTATCACGCCGGGTTGGAAGTGTGCAGTCAATGAGCTCCCGCTCCTCCTGGATCCGTCTGTAGGTCTCCCCAGTGTGCATGAGCAGCTCACTGACTGGCTTCTTTAGGTGTTCTAGAGAGAGAGGCAAGATTGCAGCCACTCTGCCAAACCAGAACAAACAGGGGCCTTGGCAGTCTGCATCGGGCAGCCTCCCTCACGGGGCTGATTTCAGGACCCACTGAAGCTTCAGAGTGAGACACTCTTGGGAGTGAACAGCACAAATGTGGTCAGCCCGAGGCCAGGCTCTGGAGGAGAGCAAACAACCCAGCAGAGCCTTGCTGCCAGATGGAGGCCGGGCAGGAGCCCTGTCTGCTCTGCTCACCGCTGAGGGCTTCCTGCTGCTTCTTCCGCAGGGCTGTGTTACGCTGCCAGTTTTTCAGAAAGTTGTGCTGAGGAGGTGGGGCCCAGGGaggtctcttctcttcttttgggGCTTTTTGCTTTGACTCTCCTTCAGCAGAGATGAGGGTCATCAGACAGGGTGAGGTAGGTATCCGCTCAGCCAGCTGAAAAGTACAACATAGGTATGTGGAGGGCAGTGAGAAGGCTCTGGGCGGGGCTGAGCACACATTTCCCGAGGCCTAAACCCGTGCTGTTATCCCACTGCGCTGAGAGTCCCTCCTCTTCAGGACTCCAGAGTAGCCAGTGACAGAAAATAAATCCCAGAAGCAGGGGGCCCTGAAAGCAGCTGTCAGTCCACTCTCCCCCAGAAAGGGAACTTCTGTTTCAAGATTGGGGTCAACATCTTCTAGTGTATTTGTCCTCACAACTGATGTTGAGTGACACCTTCACCCATGTGTAAATGGAAGCATTCTTACAGGGCCCAGGCCCCTTAGCGCCTGACCAATCAGAGTCAGCCTGGAATCAGGGAAGCAAGGGGAAGAGACAGGCGAAGCACTGCATGATGGGAAGGTTGGAAAGATACAGAATCTTCCCGTGGCCCAGGAAGCAGTGGGAAGCCACCTTCCTCCACCACGTGGACTGAGGAGGGCAGGCCAGTCTCCAGAGAAGGGAAAATCAAGACAGTGCACAGAGCAGAGGGAAATGAGGCATGTGGGCCCTGAGTCCTGACACCTTTTTGGGTGCAGTCTACCCAGACCCAGGTACTCCCGCCTTTGGGTTCCATGAGGCAATCTCTGGAATCCTTACAGTAAATCCCTGACTTCACTGAAGCCAGCTTCAGCTGCCTGAAGTGTCCAACTACTCTGGGAGAGGGTCCCTTATCAACTCAGACTCAAAACCTACAGACTAGACTGTCTCTTTAACCCCGGCCCTGCTTGCTGTGTTAGGTGGGAGACCGAAATGACTTCAGTGACTGCTCTCATCCAGGTAGTTCTGTGCAAACAAACCTGGGTGTTCCCTCGAGCAAGTGCAATTCTCTTAAAGTCCTGGAGACTCCCCAAGATGTGGTGGGGCAGGATCTGGTCACTGCCATCGAAGCTGTCACCGGGACCTGGGAggataaaagaagaaaggggaaagaagCTGTGGGTGGACAACTTACAAGAGGGCAACTTTCTGATGGAGAGTGGGTTTCTCTTGAGGCTGACCCATGAGTTGAAAGACAGTGAAGCCAGGGCTGAGACTGGGTGTACCAGAGTAGTCCAGAGGTTTTGTGGCTGCATCAGGATTCACGGGACGTGCTACAAGGTGGCAGACCTTCCTCCTAGGATCCGTGGGTTTGAGTTTACGGATGATAAATTTCTGGGTAATGACACATTTATCTTCCTTTTCAGTAAGGCGAGGAATGTgttgctaaaaagaaataaaacaaaggagAATTCCACCTGTGGTGACAGGAGGAAGAGCACCACCCATCTCTTCTGTTCTAGTTCTGGGTGGAGTTCCTGAAGGCTGACAGATCTGTTTCTTCAGCTCTGTCCATATGTTCTGTCAAGGAAATGCCTGTGTAACAGATATGTGACTTAGTAATAtcctggagggaaaaaaaagaacatcttaTGCCTCCAGACAGTTCGGGTGAGAGGTGGCTGATTCTCCCAGGTAAAGCATGGGGTTAGGGTTTAGCAGCTTTACCCagagctgtaccttggctccttAAACTCATCCTcccttctgtgaaatgggaatgatgGCACCTACCTCTATGGGAAGCAAGATACCTCATCATCTCATTTATCCCATGGTTCTATACGAATCTCAGAAATGTTAGACAACACAGTGAATTCCTTACAGTGGTAAAGTGAAAAGAATCTGTGTTCAGTGGGTTTTTCCATGGAGTTAGACACTCCCCATGAGTAGGGAGACGGTGGGAAGACAGTGGACATGGCTGGTGTTCTAGACCACTCAGGCTGCCGGCAGGGAAACGTTTCTATGGTAAGGGAAGCTTGGGCTTCATcctcacctccttcaagtcttCCTTCTTAATGGCCA containing:
- the MYCBPAP gene encoding MYCBP-associated protein isoform X8, producing MVPGGTMKSLKKDSRLRITPTRLLEASESVKEKKRAKGPEQPTPTIQEEPEPVSSVLQGDDILALAIKKEDLKEQHIPRLTEKEDKCVITQKFIIRKLKPTDPRRKVCHLVARPVNPDAATKPLDYSGPGDSFDGSDQILPHHILGSLQDFKRIALARGNTQLAERIPTSPCLMTLISAEGESKQKAPKEEKRPPWAPPPQHNFLKNWQRNTALRKKQQEALSEHLKKPVSELLMHTGETYRRIQEERELIDCTLPTRRDRKSWENSGFWSRLEYLGDEMTGLVMTKTKTQRGLMEPITHIRKPHSIRVETGLPAQRDASYRYTWDRSLFLIYRRKELQRIMEELDFSQQDIDGLEVVGKGRPFSAVTVEDYTVFERSQGSSSEETTYLGTLAISCDVSMPILGPSLLFCGKPACWIRGSNPQDKRQVGIAAHLTFETLEGEKTSSELSVVNNGTVAIWYDWRRQHQPDTFQDLKKNRMQRFYFDNREGVILPGETKTFTFFFKSLTAGIFREFWEFRTHPTLLGGAILQANLHAVSLTQDVFEDERKVLESKLTAHEAVTVVREVLQELLMGVLTPERTPSPMDAYLTEEDLFRHRNPQLHYEHQVVQSLHQLWRQYMILPAKAEEARPGNKEHVSPIATEKTSVNAELLPRFRSPISEPQVPRPENEALRESGSQKARVGTKSSRRKSIMEEILVEESPDVDSTKSPWEPDGLPLLEWNLCLEDFRKAVMVLPDENQREDALMRLNKAALELCQKPRPLQSNLLHQMCLQLWRDVIDSLVGHSMWLRSLLGLPEKETIYLNVPEEQDQKSPPIMEVKVPAGKAGKEERKGAAQEKKQLGIKDKEDKKGAKLLGKEQDRPNSKKHKAKDDKKVIKSASRDRFSLEDPTPDIILPSQEPIDPLVMEKYTQRLHSEVRGLLDTLVTDLMVLADELSPIKNVEEALRLCR
- the MYCBPAP gene encoding MYCBP-associated protein isoform X2, translated to MHPYQPATPTQPSAPATRGGPRPGPPPRPASDVTALVGAACGVTGRARRAFQGSVALEAAGGGRVRGPMKKEVSKQSPPKLIEKKRAKGPEQPTPTIQEEPEPVSSVLQGDDILALAIKKEDLKEQHIPRLTEKEDKCVITQKFIIRKLKPTDPRRKVCHLVARPVNPDAATKPLDYSGTPSLSPGFTVFQLMGPGDSFDGSDQILPHHILGSLQDFKRIALARGNTQLAERIPTSPCLMTLISAEGESKQKAPKEEKRPPWAPPPQHNFLKNWQRNTALRKKQQEALSEHLKKPVSELLMHTGETYRRIQEERELIDCTLPTRRDRKSWENSGFWSRLEYLGDEMTGLVMTKTKTQRGLMEPITHIRKPHSIRVETGLPAQRDASYRYTWDRSLFLIYRRKELQRIMEELDFSQQDIDGLEVVGKGRPFSAVTVEDYTVFERSQGSSSEETTYLGTLAISCDVSMPILGPSLLFCGKPACWIRGSNPQDKRQVGIAAHLTFETLEGEKTSSELSVVNNGTVAIWYDWRRQHQPDTFQDLKKNRMQRFYFDNREGVILPGETKTFTFFFKSLTAGIFREFWEFRTHPTLLGGAILQANLHAVSLTQDVFEDERKVLESKLTAHEAVTVVREVLQELLMGVLTPERTPSPMDAYLTEEDLFRHRNPQLHYEHQVVQSLHQLWRQYMILPAKAEEARPGNKEHVSPIATEKTSVNAELLPRFRSPISEPQVPRPENEALRESGSQKARVGTKSSRRKSIMEEILVEESPDVDSTKSPWEPDGLPLLEWNLCLEDFRKAVMVLPDENQREDALMRLNKAALELCQKPRPLQSNLLHQMCLQLWRDVIDSLVGHSMWLRSLLGLPEKETIYLNVPEEQDQKSPPIMEVKVPAGKAGKEERKGAAQEKKQLGIKDKEDKKGAKLLGKEDRPNSKKHKAKDDKKVIKSASRDRFSLEDPTPDIILPSQEPIDPLVMEKYTQRLHSEVRGLLDTLVTDLMVLADELSPIKNVEEALRLCR
- the MYCBPAP gene encoding MYCBP-associated protein isoform X3 is translated as MHPYQPATPTQPSAPATRGGPRPGPPPRPASDVTALVGAACGVTGRARRAFQGSVALEAAGGGRVRGPMKKEVSKQSPPKLIEKKRAKGPEQPTPTIQEEPEPVSSVLQGDDILALAIKKEDLKEQHIPRLTEKEDKCVITQKFIIRKLKPTDPRRKVCHLVARPVNPDAATKPLDYSGTPSLSPGFTVFQLMGPGDSFDGSDQILPHHILGSLQDFKRIALARGNTQLAERIPTSPCLMTLISAEGESKQKAPKEEKRPPWAPPPQHNFLKNWQRNTALRKKQQEALSEHLKKPVSELLMHTGETYRRIQEERELIDCTLPTRRDRKSWENSGFWSRLEYLGDEMTGLVMTKTKTQRGLMEPITHIRKPHSIRVETGLPAQRDASYRYTWDRSLFLIYRRKELQRIMEELDFSQQDIDGLEVVGKGRPFSAVTVEDYTVFERSQGSSSEETTYLGTLAISCDVSMPILGPSLLFCGKPACWIRGSNPQDKRQVGIAAHLTFETLEGEKTSSELSVVNNGTVAIWYDWRRQHQPDTFQDLKKNRMQRFYFDNREGVILPGETKTFTFFFKSLTAGIFREFWEFRTHPTLLGGAILQANLHAVSLTQDVFEDERKVLESKLTAHEAVTVVREVLQELLMGVLTPERTPSPMDAYLTEEDLFRHRNPQLHYEHQVVQSLHQLWRQYMILPAKAEEARPGNKEHVSPIATEKTSVNAELLPRFRSPISEPQVPRPENEALRESGSQKARVGTKSSRRKSIMEEILVEESPDVDSTKSPWEPDGLPLLEWNLCLEDFRKAVMVLPDENQREDALMRLNKAALELCQKPRPLQSNLLHQMCLQLWRDVIDSLVGHSMWLRSLLGLPEKETIYLNVPEEQDQKSPPIMEVKVPAGKAGKEERKGAAQEKKQLGIKDKEDKKGAKLLGKEQDRPNSKKHKAKDDKKVIKSASRDRFSLEDPTPDIILPSQEPIDPLVMEKYTQRLHSEVHPGRCVPWENTMQGAFPSTVRVLKD
- the MYCBPAP gene encoding MYCBP-associated protein isoform X9, whose product is MVPGGTMKSLKKDSRLRITPTRLLEASESVKEKKRAKGPEQPTPTIQEEPEPVSSVLQGDDILALAIKKEDLKEQHIPRLTEKEDKCVITQKFIIRKLKPTDPRRKVCHLVARPVNPDAATKPLDYSGPGDSFDGSDQILPHHILGSLQDFKRIALARGNTQLAERIPTSPCLMTLISAEGESKQKAPKEEKRPPWAPPPQHNFLKNWQRNTALRKKQQEALSEHLKKPVSELLMHTGETYRRIQEERELIDCTLPTRRDRKSWENSGFWSRLEYLGDEMTGLVMTKTKTQRGLMEPITHIRKPHSIRVETGLPAQRDASYRYTWDRSLFLIYRRKELQRIMEELDFSQQDIDGLEVVGKGRPFSAVTVEDYTVFERSQGSSSEETTYLGTLAISCDVSMPILGPSLLFCGKPACWIRGSNPQDKRQVGIAAHLTFETLEGEKTSSELSVVNNGTVAIWYDWRRQHQPDTFQDLKKNRMQRFYFDNREGVILPGETKTFTFFFKSLTAGIFREFWEFRTHPTLLGGAILQANLHAVSLTQDVFEDERKVLESKLTAHEAVTVVREVLQELLMGVLTPERTPSPMDAYLTEEDLFRHRNPQLHYEHQVVQSLHQLWRQYMILPAKAEEARPGNKEHVSPIATEKTSVNAELLPRFRSPISEPQVPRPENEALRESGSQKARVGTKSSRRKSIMEEILVEESPDVDSTKSPWEPDGLPLLEWNLCLEDFRKAVMVLPDENQREDALMRLNKAALELCQKPRPLQSNLLHQMCLQLWRDVIDSLVGHSMWLRSLLGLPEKETIYLNVPEEQDQKSPPIMEVKVPAGKAGKEERKGAAQEKKQLGIKDKEDKKGAKLLGKEDRPNSKKHKAKDDKKVIKSASRDRFSLEDPTPDIILPSQEPIDPLVMEKYTQRLHSEVRGLLDTLVTDLMVLADELSPIKNVEEALRLCR